In Halovulum dunhuangense, one genomic interval encodes:
- a CDS encoding ABC transporter ATP-binding protein, producing MGILEVQNVNKRFGGLQALNNVNLNVQKGTVHAIIGPNGAGKSTLLNCFVGRLTPDTGSVMFDGQSLLGLTPHQINQTGVSRVFQTPEIFTDLSVLENVMIPAFAKRDGSFRLNPFGKVQSEAEIRDHAEETLRDMGLADKRNMLASEMSRGDKRRLEMAMCLVQDPKLLLLDEPTAGMARADTNRTIDLLKHIGETRGITKVVIEHDMHVVFSLADTITVMAQGAVIVEDKPENIKGHPKVREAYLGEAQV from the coding sequence ATGGGTATCCTCGAGGTCCAGAACGTGAACAAACGCTTCGGCGGCCTGCAGGCGTTGAACAACGTGAACCTCAACGTTCAGAAGGGCACGGTCCACGCGATCATCGGCCCGAACGGTGCGGGCAAGTCCACCCTGCTGAACTGTTTCGTCGGGCGGCTGACGCCCGATACCGGGTCGGTGATGTTCGATGGGCAAAGCCTGCTGGGGCTGACACCGCACCAGATCAACCAGACCGGCGTGAGCCGTGTGTTCCAGACGCCCGAGATCTTTACCGACCTGAGCGTGCTCGAGAACGTGATGATCCCCGCCTTTGCCAAGCGTGACGGGTCGTTCCGGCTGAACCCCTTCGGCAAGGTGCAGTCCGAGGCCGAGATCCGCGACCATGCCGAGGAGACGCTGCGCGACATGGGACTTGCCGACAAGCGCAACATGCTGGCCAGCGAGATGTCGCGCGGTGACAAGCGACGGCTGGAAATGGCGATGTGCCTGGTCCAGGATCCGAAGCTGCTTCTGCTGGACGAACCGACCGCCGGCATGGCGCGAGCCGACACGAACAGGACCATCGACCTGCTCAAGCATATCGGCGAGACGCGCGGCATCACCAAGGTGGTCATCGAGCACGACATGCACGTCGTCTTTTCGTTGGCCGACACGATAACGGTTATGGCGCAAGGCGCCGTGATCGTCGAGGACAAGCCCGAAAACATCAAGGGTCACCCGAAGGTGCGGGAAGCCTATCTTGGGGAGGCGCAGGTATGA
- a CDS encoding ABC transporter ATP-binding protein, translating to MTLLDTDYDKIRTGHKDRQEPAYFQVHAVEAYYGESYIVQGVSFNVHEGEILALLGRNGAGKTSTLRAIARVDNPALRHGEIWLDHQPLHKMKAHQASACGVALVPEDRRIIPGLTVEENLQLAQIAPPVGWSIQRIYELFPRLGERRKQEGVTLSGGEQQMLAIGRALARDVKLLLLDEPYEGLAPVIVQEIERTLKEIKSLGMTTVIVEQNAIAALKLADRAVILDMGQVVFDGAAQEVLDNTKLREEYLAI from the coding sequence ATGACGCTGCTCGATACAGATTACGACAAGATCCGCACCGGGCATAAGGACCGCCAGGAGCCGGCCTATTTCCAGGTTCATGCGGTCGAGGCCTATTACGGTGAAAGCTACATCGTGCAGGGGGTCAGCTTCAACGTGCACGAGGGCGAGATCCTCGCGCTTCTGGGCCGCAATGGCGCGGGCAAGACCTCCACGCTGCGGGCCATCGCGCGGGTGGACAATCCCGCCCTGCGACATGGCGAGATCTGGCTCGACCATCAGCCGCTGCACAAGATGAAGGCGCATCAGGCATCGGCTTGCGGTGTGGCGCTGGTCCCCGAGGATCGGCGCATCATTCCGGGACTGACCGTGGAAGAGAACCTGCAACTTGCGCAGATCGCCCCGCCGGTGGGCTGGTCGATCCAGCGCATCTACGAGCTGTTCCCGCGCCTTGGCGAGCGGCGCAAGCAGGAGGGCGTGACCCTTTCCGGGGGCGAGCAGCAGATGCTGGCGATCGGCCGGGCGCTGGCGCGCGACGTGAAGCTGCTGCTGCTGGACGAGCCCTATGAGGGGCTGGCGCCGGTGATCGTGCAGGAGATCGAGCGCACCCTGAAAGAGATCAAGAGCCTTGGCATGACGACGGTCATCGTCGAACAGAACGCCATCGCGGCACTCAAACTGGCCGACCGGGCGGTGATCCTCGACATGGGGCAGGTGGTCTTCGACGGCGCCGCGCAGGAGGTTCTGGACAACACCAAGCTGCGTGAAGAGTATCTCGCCATCTGA
- the acs gene encoding acetate--CoA ligase: protein MADKTYPPSAEMAAAAHVNAETYAEMYRRSIADPEGFWADEGKRIDWIKPFTRVKNVSFAYPDVSIRWYEDGTLNVAANCVDRHLATRGDQTAIIWEPDDPKDAARHISYAELHEHVCRFANVLKSMGVEKGDRVVIYLPMIPEAAYAMLACARLGAVHSVVFAGFSPDALANRIDDCKAKVVITADGAPRGGRVTNLKDNVNQALVNSNTDPLCLVVRRTGQQVAWVSDRDRWLHEMEAEVSADCPPAEVGAEDPLFILYTSGSTGKPKGVVHSSGGYLVYAAMTQQITFDYHDGDIYWCTADVGWVTGHSYIVYGPLANGATTLMFEGVPTYPDASRFWQVCEKHKVNQFYTAPTAIRALMGQGNAFVEKCDLSSIKVLGTVGEPINPEAWNWYNDVVGNGRVPIVDTWWQTETGGHLLTPLPGAIATKPGSATLPFFGIEPAVLEAESGKEIAETEATGVLCIKDSWPGQMRTVWGDHERFVSTYFEQYKGYYFSGDGCRRDADGYYWITGRVDDVINVSGHRMGTAEVESALVAHEKVAEAAVVGYPHKIKGQGIYAYVTLMNGVAPTDDLRKELEAWVRREIGPIAKPDLIQWAPGLPKTRSGKIMRRILRKIAENDYGALGDTSTLADPGVVEDLVENRMNRD from the coding sequence ATGGCTGACAAGACCTATCCCCCCTCCGCCGAGATGGCGGCGGCGGCGCATGTGAATGCCGAGACCTATGCCGAGATGTATCGCCGGTCGATCGCGGACCCGGAGGGGTTCTGGGCCGACGAGGGCAAGCGCATCGACTGGATCAAGCCCTTCACCAGGGTGAAGAACGTCTCCTTCGCTTATCCCGACGTGTCGATCCGCTGGTACGAGGATGGCACGCTGAACGTGGCGGCGAATTGCGTGGACCGGCATCTGGCGACGCGGGGCGACCAGACCGCGATCATCTGGGAACCCGACGACCCCAAGGATGCCGCCCGGCACATCAGCTATGCCGAGTTGCACGAGCATGTGTGCAGGTTCGCCAATGTGCTGAAGTCGATGGGCGTCGAAAAGGGTGACAGGGTGGTGATCTACCTGCCCATGATCCCCGAGGCAGCCTATGCCATGCTGGCCTGCGCGCGGCTCGGGGCGGTGCATTCGGTGGTTTTCGCCGGCTTTTCGCCCGACGCTCTGGCCAACCGCATCGACGATTGCAAGGCGAAGGTCGTCATCACCGCCGACGGCGCGCCGCGCGGCGGGCGGGTCACGAACCTGAAGGACAACGTCAACCAGGCGCTGGTGAACTCGAACACCGATCCGCTCTGCCTGGTGGTGCGGCGGACCGGGCAGCAGGTCGCCTGGGTGTCGGACCGCGATCGCTGGCTCCACGAGATGGAGGCCGAGGTTTCCGCCGACTGCCCGCCGGCCGAGGTGGGCGCCGAGGATCCGCTCTTCATCCTTTACACCTCCGGCTCGACCGGCAAGCCGAAGGGGGTGGTGCACTCTTCGGGCGGCTACCTGGTCTATGCCGCGATGACCCAGCAGATCACCTTCGACTACCATGATGGCGATATCTACTGGTGCACGGCGGATGTGGGCTGGGTCACGGGGCACAGCTACATCGTCTATGGCCCGCTCGCGAACGGCGCGACCACCCTGATGTTCGAGGGGGTGCCGACCTACCCGGATGCCAGCCGGTTCTGGCAGGTCTGCGAGAAGCACAAGGTCAACCAGTTCTACACCGCACCGACGGCGATCCGCGCGCTGATGGGGCAGGGCAACGCCTTTGTCGAGAAATGCGACCTGAGCTCGATCAAGGTTCTCGGCACCGTGGGCGAGCCGATCAACCCCGAGGCCTGGAACTGGTACAACGACGTCGTCGGCAATGGCCGCGTCCCCATCGTCGATACCTGGTGGCAGACAGAGACCGGCGGCCACCTGCTGACCCCGCTGCCCGGCGCGATCGCGACCAAGCCCGGCTCGGCCACGCTGCCCTTCTTCGGCATCGAGCCCGCTGTGCTGGAGGCCGAAAGCGGCAAGGAAATCGCCGAGACCGAGGCGACCGGCGTCCTGTGCATAAAGGACAGCTGGCCGGGCCAGATGCGCACCGTCTGGGGTGATCACGAGCGCTTCGTTTCGACCTATTTCGAGCAGTACAAGGGATACTACTTCTCGGGTGACGGTTGCCGACGCGATGCCGACGGCTACTACTGGATCACCGGGCGCGTGGACGACGTCATCAACGTGTCCGGCCACCGGATGGGTACCGCCGAGGTCGAGTCGGCGCTGGTCGCCCATGAAAAGGTCGCCGAGGCAGCCGTGGTGGGCTATCCGCACAAGATCAAGGGCCAGGGCATCTATGCCTATGTCACGCTGATGAACGGGGTGGCCCCCACTGACGATCTGCGCAAGGAACTCGAGGCATGGGTCCGGCGCGAGATCGGGCCGATCGCCAAGCCCGACCTGATCCAGTGGGCGCCCGGCCTGCCCAAGACCCGCTCGGGCAAGATCATGCGCCGCATCCTGCGCAAGATCGCCGAGAACGATTACGGAGCGCTGGGCGACACATCCACCCTTGCGGATCCCGGCGTGGTCGAGGACCTGGTCGAGAACCGGATGAACCGGGACTGA
- a CDS encoding I78 family peptidase inhibitor, which produces MRGFAALICVGVLAACGAGGPVGIGGSVEMSDTCDARSQRGLVGDVITDRAAIAVAAPKVRFIGPGDSVTMDNQPDRLNIELDAQGVVTRVYCG; this is translated from the coding sequence ATGCGTGGATTTGCAGCCTTGATCTGTGTGGGGGTGCTCGCGGCCTGTGGCGCTGGCGGTCCCGTCGGCATCGGTGGCTCGGTCGAGATGTCCGACACCTGCGATGCGCGAAGCCAGCGTGGGCTGGTGGGCGATGTGATCACGGATCGTGCCGCCATCGCCGTCGCCGCCCCGAAGGTTCGCTTCATCGGGCCGGGTGATTCCGTGACGATGGACAACCAGCCCGACCGACTGAACATAGAGCTTGATGCGCAGGGTGTGGTCACGCGGGTCTACTGCGGCTGA
- a CDS encoding flagellar motor switch protein FliG, with protein sequence MSNSGRDMAQPDPTGTRLMVPQTGEGLPQPWEAMRDSASQKYRDLTPIRKAAIILAAIGPEVASEFLKNMSEAALTRTAIAISRLEHIPKEMLDSVIAEFLLSIGTEEEVSGGSHTARRLLSEVLDDNTIEKIMLDVEGGDTRRAWKQLNDVSTAALASFVGAEHPQTAAVILSELRPDKAAAVLERLDREFAQLTVLRLSPVPTPDPLVAEMVERVIASDFLSALQRTQRSRKPADIIAGMMNNMSSEGREKFLDFIEGERPALHKEVLRTMFTFADIRNRVDPRSIPVIAKEIEEQTLLTALKWGQAQNNPSAEFILQNLSRRLAERLAEELSAMPEVTPREGESAQQEVVRLIREMTRQGQTQMIAEDGPED encoded by the coding sequence ATGAGCAACTCAGGCCGCGACATGGCTCAGCCGGATCCGACCGGCACGCGGCTGATGGTGCCGCAGACCGGCGAAGGCCTGCCGCAGCCCTGGGAGGCGATGCGCGATTCCGCAAGCCAGAAGTACCGCGACCTTACCCCGATCCGGAAGGCGGCGATCATCCTGGCCGCGATCGGTCCCGAGGTGGCCTCGGAGTTCCTGAAGAACATGAGCGAGGCAGCGCTGACCCGCACCGCCATCGCCATCAGCCGGCTGGAGCATATTCCGAAGGAAATGCTCGACAGCGTCATCGCCGAGTTCCTGCTGTCCATCGGCACCGAGGAAGAGGTCTCGGGCGGCAGTCACACCGCCCGAAGGCTTCTGTCCGAGGTGCTCGACGACAACACCATCGAGAAGATCATGCTGGATGTCGAAGGGGGCGACACTCGCCGCGCCTGGAAGCAGCTGAACGACGTCTCGACCGCGGCTCTGGCCAGTTTCGTCGGTGCCGAGCATCCGCAGACAGCCGCCGTGATCCTGTCGGAACTGCGCCCCGACAAGGCAGCGGCGGTGCTCGAGCGGCTGGACCGGGAGTTCGCCCAGCTGACCGTGCTGCGCCTGTCCCCGGTGCCGACCCCGGACCCGCTGGTCGCCGAAATGGTAGAGCGGGTGATCGCCAGCGATTTCCTGTCCGCCCTGCAGCGCACCCAGCGTTCGCGCAAGCCGGCAGACATCATCGCCGGAATGATGAACAACATGTCCTCGGAGGGGCGGGAAAAGTTCCTCGACTTCATCGAAGGAGAGCGGCCGGCACTACACAAGGAAGTGCTGCGCACGATGTTCACCTTCGCGGATATCCGCAACCGCGTCGATCCGCGCTCGATCCCGGTCATCGCCAAGGAAATCGAGGAGCAGACCCTGCTCACCGCGCTCAAATGGGGGCAGGCACAGAACAACCCCTCGGCGGAGTTCATCCTGCAGAACCTGTCGCGCCGGCTGGCAGAGCGGCTGGCGGAAGAACTGTCCGCGATGCCCGAGGTGACGCCCCGCGAAGGGGAAAGCGCCCAGCAGGAAGTGGTGCGTCTGATCCGCGAAATGACGCGCCAGGGCCAGACGCAGATGATCGCCGAGGATGGGCCCGAAGACTGA
- a CDS encoding thiol-disulfide oxidoreductase DCC family protein, translated as MSNRPNDPQAAEEIYFDGGCPICRREIAVYRQMRGLESTLFTDVTAPDAVLPGIAREEALARFHVRRTDGSVTSGARAFLAVWRASPRLRRIAVILDRRPLVDLLELGYRAFLRVRPLWRRGA; from the coding sequence ATGAGCAACAGACCCAACGATCCGCAAGCAGCGGAAGAGATCTATTTCGATGGCGGCTGCCCGATCTGCCGCCGTGAAATTGCGGTCTATCGCCAGATGAGGGGACTGGAGTCGACCCTGTTCACCGATGTGACGGCCCCGGATGCGGTACTGCCCGGCATCGCCCGGGAAGAGGCCCTTGCCCGCTTCCATGTGCGGCGCACGGACGGATCGGTGACCAGCGGCGCACGGGCGTTCCTGGCAGTCTGGCGGGCCAGCCCCAGGCTGCGCCGGATCGCGGTGATCCTGGACCGCCGCCCGTTGGTGGATCTGCTGGAACTGGGCTACCGCGCGTTTCTTCGGGTGCGCCCGCTCTGGCGGCGCGGCGCCTGA
- a CDS encoding FAD-binding domain-containing protein: MSDAFDFLPITRAHALARLEAFRPRMGRAYADGRNHDLGPRDRSNISCLSPYVRRRLVTEEEVVAAALGAHSPSAAEKFVQEVVWRAYFKGWLEQRPSVWTGYRTGLAQDLAQARGNAGLRRALAQAEEGGTGIGCFDAWSAELRATGYLHNHARMWFASIWIFTLKLPWRLGADFFLRHLLDGDPASNTLSWRWVAGLHTPGKNYVARSSNIAKHTEGRFGGIHGLAQDPPPLSGDDNPPRGALRDFATPKPGAVRVRLLTEEDGHVESLPPLATAATATLRLTDRRSPRDVARMVADADAAGLADAAMRAGGAAAAFEMPGPDQVIAFAKHHGATEIVTAYLPVGWVRDWFDQARPAFEAANLRLVEQRRDWDAAFWPHATAGFFKVKERIPAVLRSLGRGPGDLPLFAAAEKR, translated from the coding sequence ATGTCCGACGCCTTCGATTTCCTGCCCATCACCCGCGCCCATGCCCTGGCGCGGCTCGAGGCGTTCCGCCCCCGCATGGGGCGCGCCTATGCCGATGGGCGCAATCACGACCTGGGCCCGCGCGACCGGTCCAACATCTCGTGCCTGTCGCCCTATGTCCGCCGGCGTCTGGTGACGGAGGAAGAGGTGGTCGCTGCCGCGTTGGGCGCGCACAGCCCCTCGGCGGCCGAAAAATTCGTGCAGGAGGTCGTCTGGCGCGCCTATTTCAAGGGCTGGCTGGAACAGCGGCCATCGGTCTGGACAGGCTACCGCACGGGCCTTGCGCAGGATCTGGCGCAGGCGAGGGGCAATGCCGGTCTGCGCCGCGCCCTGGCGCAAGCCGAGGAGGGCGGCACCGGCATCGGCTGTTTCGATGCATGGAGCGCGGAGTTGCGCGCGACGGGCTATCTGCACAACCACGCGCGGATGTGGTTCGCCTCGATCTGGATCTTCACCCTGAAGCTGCCCTGGCGGCTGGGGGCGGATTTCTTCCTGAGGCATCTGCTGGACGGCGATCCGGCGTCGAACACGCTGTCCTGGCGCTGGGTGGCAGGGCTGCACACGCCGGGCAAGAACTATGTCGCGCGGTCCTCGAACATCGCGAAACATACCGAGGGGCGCTTTGGCGGGATCCACGGCCTTGCGCAGGATCCGCCGCCGCTGTCGGGCGACGACAACCCGCCGCGCGGGGCGCTGAGGGATTTCGCCACACCCAAGCCGGGTGCGGTGCGGGTGCGCCTCCTCACCGAAGAGGACGGCCATGTCGAAAGCCTGCCGCCACTCGCGACGGCGGCCACCGCCACGCTGCGGCTGACCGACCGGCGCAGCCCGCGCGACGTGGCCCGGATGGTTGCCGATGCCGATGCCGCGGGACTTGCAGATGCCGCCATGCGGGCCGGAGGCGCGGCCGCGGCGTTCGAGATGCCCGGACCCGATCAGGTCATCGCCTTCGCGAAGCATCACGGCGCGACCGAGATCGTGACCGCCTACCTGCCGGTGGGCTGGGTGCGGGACTGGTTCGACCAGGCGCGCCCGGCCTTCGAGGCTGCGAACCTGCGGCTGGTCGAACAGCGGCGCGACTGGGACGCCGCCTTCTGGCCGCATGCGACCGCCGGTTTCTTCAAGGTGAAGGAAAGGATCCCCGCGGTGCTGCGCTCACTCGGACGCGGCCCCGGCGACCTCCCCCTCTTCGCGGCCGCCGAGAAACGATAG
- the bchO gene encoding alpha/beta fold hydrolase BchO, translating into MDWAKDGGDWPNRQLSRMVPAPGLRWHVQRGGSGPRLLLLHGAGASSHSWRDLIPLLLPHAEILAPDLPGHGFSKLSPSGRSGLPQMAEDVAQLLRQEDFAPDLIVGHSAGAAIALRLAADGLKVPRILGLNAALMPFQGLAGLLFPPLAKLLVLNPLTAPVFARTASRPGAVRSLIEGTGSRIDARGLALYQRLISDSRHVEGTLRMMARWDLAPLIAALPSIATQTLFGIGLRDRAVPPETTIAQARRMPAARLIRYPDLGHLMHEEAPELFAAIILSFLGGREEGEVAGAASE; encoded by the coding sequence ATGGACTGGGCGAAAGACGGGGGCGACTGGCCGAACCGCCAGCTCAGCCGGATGGTCCCGGCGCCGGGCCTGCGCTGGCATGTGCAGCGCGGCGGGTCGGGGCCGCGTCTGCTGCTGCTCCATGGCGCCGGCGCCTCGAGCCACAGCTGGCGCGACCTGATCCCACTGCTGCTGCCCCATGCAGAGATCCTTGCGCCCGACCTGCCCGGCCACGGCTTCAGCAAGCTGTCGCCATCCGGGCGCAGCGGTCTGCCGCAGATGGCCGAGGATGTCGCCCAGCTGCTGCGCCAGGAGGATTTCGCCCCAGATCTGATCGTGGGTCATTCGGCAGGGGCTGCCATCGCGTTGCGGCTGGCCGCCGATGGGCTGAAGGTGCCCCGGATCCTTGGCCTGAACGCGGCGCTGATGCCGTTCCAGGGGCTGGCGGGCCTGCTGTTCCCGCCGCTGGCGAAACTCCTGGTGCTGAACCCGCTGACCGCCCCAGTCTTTGCCCGAACCGCATCCCGCCCCGGCGCGGTGCGCAGCCTGATCGAGGGAACTGGCAGCCGGATCGACGCGCGCGGACTTGCGCTTTACCAGCGGCTCATCTCGGACAGCCGCCATGTCGAGGGCACGCTGCGCATGATGGCGCGCTGGGACCTAGCGCCCTTGATCGCGGCATTGCCCTCGATCGCGACGCAGACGCTCTTTGGCATCGGGCTGCGCGACCGGGCAGTGCCGCCCGAGACCACCATCGCGCAGGCAAGGCGCATGCCGGCAGCCCGCCTGATCCGGTATCCCGACCTGGGCCACCTGATGCACGAGGAGGCGCCGGAACTGTTCGCCGCAATTATCCTATCGTTTCTCGGCGGCCGCGAAGAGGGGGAGGTCGCCGGGGCCGCGTCCGAGTGA
- a CDS encoding magnesium chelatase subunit D: MTDTPAIPPADWAAALLAVDPGLGGILLRARACLAREAWIAAALALSGHASRRLPVDAGEDRIFGGLDLAATLAAGRPVHAAGLLADMGRGTLVVPMAERMTVGLAARLGQAMDAGARFALVALDEGEEDQVPPAIADRLAFAVALAPSPLRDRAVPLSGFDAAECALARDALARVQVPDDLSEALTGAAAAFGIGSLRAPLLALRCARAAAALRGKAEAGVAEAELAAALVLAPRARRLPEAETEEPPAETPPPPEPSQQDQDESEGRSQPLEIPEELLLEAVKAAIPPDLLSRLAAAGALSRGSNAQGAGAGDDQRSKTRGRPAGTRRGDPRSGGRLDLVATLRAAAPWQPLRRGMAGTAPGRVIVTPDDFRIRQFNEKREKVVIFAVDASGSAAMTRLAETKGAIELMLAEAYVRREQVALIAFRGETAELLLPPTRSLVQAKRRLSALPGGGGTPLAAGIEAAALLADRLRRRGQMPHVALLTDGRANIARDGTPGRETARNDALAAARMLRAAGTPALLLDTSPRPQDAAKALAAAMGALYLPMPRADARTLDATLRAALTPVPGAA; this comes from the coding sequence GTGACCGACACCCCCGCCATCCCGCCCGCCGACTGGGCCGCGGCGTTGCTGGCGGTGGATCCCGGGCTGGGCGGCATCCTGCTGCGCGCCCGCGCCTGTCTGGCGCGAGAGGCGTGGATCGCCGCGGCGCTGGCGCTTTCCGGGCATGCGTCCCGCCGACTCCCCGTGGATGCGGGAGAGGACCGCATCTTCGGCGGGCTCGACCTTGCCGCGACGCTGGCGGCGGGACGGCCCGTCCATGCGGCCGGCTTGCTGGCCGACATGGGCCGTGGCACGCTTGTGGTTCCGATGGCCGAGCGGATGACCGTCGGCCTGGCCGCGCGTCTCGGCCAGGCGATGGACGCCGGCGCGCGCTTCGCGCTTGTCGCACTCGATGAGGGCGAGGAGGATCAGGTTCCGCCAGCCATTGCCGACCGGCTGGCATTCGCCGTGGCGCTGGCCCCTAGCCCCCTGCGCGACCGGGCTGTGCCGCTTTCAGGCTTCGACGCTGCGGAATGTGCCCTTGCCAGGGACGCGCTGGCCCGCGTGCAGGTGCCCGACGATCTGTCCGAGGCGCTGACCGGCGCCGCCGCTGCATTCGGGATCGGATCGCTGCGCGCCCCGCTTCTGGCCCTGCGCTGCGCCCGCGCCGCGGCGGCGCTGCGCGGCAAGGCCGAGGCCGGCGTGGCCGAGGCGGAACTGGCGGCGGCACTCGTGCTCGCCCCGCGCGCCCGGCGCCTGCCCGAGGCCGAAACGGAAGAGCCCCCGGCAGAGACGCCCCCGCCGCCCGAGCCCAGCCAGCAGGATCAGGACGAAAGCGAAGGCCGCTCGCAACCGCTCGAGATTCCCGAGGAACTGCTGCTCGAGGCTGTCAAGGCGGCGATCCCCCCGGACCTGCTGAGCCGCCTCGCCGCCGCCGGCGCACTCAGCCGGGGGTCGAACGCACAGGGCGCCGGCGCCGGTGATGACCAGCGCAGCAAGACGCGCGGCAGGCCCGCCGGCACCAGGCGCGGCGACCCGCGAAGCGGCGGGCGGCTTGACCTGGTCGCGACGCTTCGCGCGGCCGCGCCGTGGCAGCCGCTGCGGCGGGGCATGGCCGGCACTGCTCCGGGTCGGGTGATCGTCACGCCCGACGACTTCCGCATCCGCCAGTTCAACGAGAAACGCGAGAAGGTGGTGATCTTCGCCGTCGACGCATCGGGCTCCGCGGCGATGACGCGGCTGGCAGAAACCAAGGGCGCGATCGAACTGATGCTGGCCGAGGCCTATGTCCGCCGCGAGCAGGTGGCGCTGATCGCCTTTCGCGGCGAGACGGCCGAGCTGCTTCTTCCGCCGACCCGCAGCCTGGTGCAGGCCAAGCGTCGGCTTTCGGCGCTGCCCGGCGGCGGCGGCACGCCCCTTGCCGCAGGGATCGAGGCAGCGGCGTTGCTGGCCGACCGACTGCGGCGGCGCGGGCAGATGCCGCATGTGGCGCTGCTGACCGACGGGCGCGCGAACATCGCCCGCGATGGCACGCCCGGCCGCGAGACGGCGCGCAACGACGCGCTGGCGGCGGCGCGGATGTTGCGCGCGGCCGGCACGCCGGCGCTGCTGCTCGATACCTCGCCCCGCCCGCAGGACGCGGCGAAGGCGCTCGCGGCAGCGATGGGGGCGTTGTACCTGCCGATGCCACGGGCGGACGCGCGCACGCTCGACGCGACGTTGCGCGCGGCGCTGACACCCGTTCCAGGGGCGGCCTGA
- the bchI gene encoding magnesium chelatase ATPase subunit I codes for MTIQPFPFSAIVGQDEMKQALTLTAIDPSIGGVLVFGDRGTGKSTAVRSLAALLPPIEAVAGCPYNCAFAAPDPACPHCGAHPKKTAQTRPAPVVDLPLGATEDRVVGALDLERALTRGEKAFEPGLLARAHRGYLYIDEVNLLEDHLVDLLLDVAASGENVVEREGLSLRHPAKFVIVGSGNPEEGELRPQLLDRFGLSVEVASPRDIRERVEVIRRRDAYERDPAPFLKKWRTADTRHRKKIMAARERLGAVAVSDAILEKTAELCIALGADGLRGELTLMRAARALAAFDGADAVTGAHLRSVAPSALRHRLRRDPLDEAGSTTRVQRIIDEVLPA; via the coding sequence ATGACCATCCAGCCTTTCCCCTTCTCCGCCATTGTCGGACAGGACGAGATGAAGCAGGCGCTGACCCTGACCGCGATCGACCCGTCCATCGGCGGAGTCCTGGTCTTCGGCGACCGCGGCACCGGCAAGTCCACCGCCGTCCGCTCGCTTGCAGCACTGCTGCCCCCGATCGAAGCGGTGGCGGGCTGCCCCTACAACTGCGCCTTTGCCGCCCCCGATCCGGCCTGCCCCCATTGCGGCGCGCATCCGAAGAAGACCGCGCAGACGCGGCCCGCGCCGGTGGTGGACCTGCCGCTTGGCGCGACCGAGGACCGGGTCGTGGGCGCGCTCGACCTGGAACGCGCCCTGACCCGCGGCGAAAAGGCGTTCGAGCCGGGTCTCTTGGCGCGCGCCCATCGCGGCTATCTGTATATCGACGAGGTGAACCTGCTGGAGGATCATCTTGTCGACCTGCTGCTGGACGTGGCCGCCAGCGGCGAGAACGTGGTCGAGCGCGAGGGGCTTTCCCTGCGCCACCCGGCGAAATTCGTGATCGTCGGTTCCGGCAACCCGGAGGAAGGCGAGTTGCGGCCGCAGCTTCTGGATCGTTTCGGCCTTTCGGTCGAGGTCGCCTCGCCCCGCGACATCAGGGAACGGGTAGAGGTCATCCGCCGCCGCGACGCCTATGAGCGTGACCCCGCGCCGTTCCTGAAGAAATGGCGAACGGCCGATACGCGGCATCGCAAGAAGATCATGGCCGCGCGCGAACGGCTGGGCGCGGTCGCGGTCTCGGATGCCATCCTGGAAAAGACGGCCGAACTGTGCATCGCCCTTGGCGCTGATGGCCTGCGTGGAGAGTTGACCCTGATGCGCGCCGCCCGTGCGCTGGCTGCCTTTGACGGCGCCGATGCAGTGACCGGCGCGCATCTGCGCAGCGTCGCGCCCTCTGCCCTGCGTCACCGTCTGCGGCGCGATCCGCTGGACGAGGCCGGGTCCACCACCCGCGTCCAGCGCATCATCGACGAGGTTCTGCCCGCGTGA